From one Treponema denticola genomic stretch:
- a CDS encoding alpha-galactosidase, with the protein MIQFEDDVFYLEAENSSYWFRISPYGHLETVHYGKKMERGDIQGLIVKRTAQTGSSVCYDEKDPLYVLDNIPLQWSGNGRGDYRYSPCEIRMPDSSFTHDFVYQSHKIEKGLKPMQSLPSAIDGNEDAETLIINLKDINDVNLALYYTVFPSFNIITRRAVLTNNNEKALEIRRLMSMMIDLPDRGFDMFTLDGSWIKEAHLHKKEISYGMWVNESTTGASSNRHNPGFLVAAHGAEEDRGEVYGFNIIYSGNHFGFVQKSHLDLIRIGIGISPHCFSWDLKKGESFETPEALLSFSDMGFNGLRSNMHGFINKCIVRGEWKEKERPVLINNWEADFFKFNRRSLLRSARQAKKLGLELFVLDDGWFGDRNNDSAGLGDYRVNTKKLPGGIKKLADKVRKIGLDFGLWFEPEMVNEDSDLFRSHPEWALKEPFREPVRGRHQLVLDLCLKEVRDYIVENVSRILDEADVSYVKWDMNRHISAAFSPSLNNQGEFYHRYILGLYEVLTRIFSPRPHILLESCSSGGNRFDLGMLCFSPQIWTSDNTDPVERQEIQSALSLLYPLSAMGAHVSASPHQQTLRQTPLSTRFNTACFGVLGYELDLKFLTHAEKKEIKEQISFYKKYRKIFQFGSFSVIGTHKDNQRHWQCSDGRTAVSGLFQMKARTADGHSILKVKGMKEKALYEVETKPQNLYIKRFGGLIKHVLPISLNPEGLVLRTVNKYYALLDCLEKYRASGKLLDYGILLNNQFMGTYYNDKTHLWGDFGSCLFVTKEVI; encoded by the coding sequence ATGATTCAATTTGAAGATGATGTTTTCTATCTGGAAGCCGAGAACTCAAGTTATTGGTTCCGTATAAGTCCTTACGGACACTTGGAAACCGTGCATTACGGTAAAAAGATGGAAAGAGGCGATATACAGGGGCTCATTGTAAAAAGAACGGCACAAACAGGTTCTTCCGTTTGCTATGACGAAAAAGACCCCCTCTATGTGCTTGATAATATCCCCTTGCAATGGTCGGGGAACGGCAGGGGGGACTACCGTTATTCTCCTTGCGAAATAAGGATGCCCGATTCTTCTTTTACTCACGACTTTGTTTATCAATCCCATAAGATAGAAAAGGGCTTAAAACCTATGCAGTCTCTTCCTTCTGCCATTGACGGAAATGAAGACGCCGAAACCCTTATCATAAATTTAAAAGATATAAACGATGTTAATCTTGCACTCTACTATACGGTGTTTCCGTCCTTTAATATTATAACAAGGCGTGCCGTCTTGACAAATAATAATGAAAAAGCCTTGGAAATACGCCGCCTTATGAGTATGATGATCGATCTTCCGGACAGGGGCTTCGATATGTTCACCCTTGACGGGAGCTGGATTAAAGAAGCTCATCTCCACAAAAAAGAAATTTCCTATGGGATGTGGGTAAACGAGTCTACAACCGGAGCAAGCTCTAACCGTCACAATCCGGGCTTTCTTGTTGCAGCTCACGGAGCAGAGGAGGATAGGGGAGAGGTCTACGGGTTCAACATTATCTACAGCGGCAATCATTTCGGCTTTGTTCAAAAAAGTCATTTGGACTTAATCCGCATCGGTATCGGGATAAGTCCTCATTGTTTTTCTTGGGATTTAAAAAAAGGTGAAAGCTTTGAAACTCCCGAGGCTCTTCTTTCTTTTTCCGATATGGGATTTAACGGGCTTCGTTCAAATATGCACGGCTTTATAAATAAGTGCATTGTAAGGGGTGAATGGAAAGAAAAAGAAAGGCCTGTTTTAATAAACAATTGGGAAGCCGATTTTTTTAAGTTTAACCGCCGAAGCCTTTTACGCTCTGCCCGTCAGGCAAAAAAGCTGGGGCTTGAGCTTTTTGTGCTTGATGACGGCTGGTTCGGAGACCGGAATAACGATAGTGCAGGTCTCGGCGACTATCGGGTAAATACAAAAAAACTTCCCGGAGGAATTAAAAAACTTGCCGATAAGGTGCGTAAAATCGGGCTTGACTTCGGGCTTTGGTTTGAGCCTGAAATGGTAAACGAGGACAGCGATCTATTCCGTTCACATCCCGAATGGGCCTTAAAAGAGCCTTTCAGGGAGCCGGTTAGAGGAAGGCACCAGCTCGTCCTTGACCTGTGTCTTAAAGAAGTTAGAGATTATATAGTTGAAAATGTTTCACGGATTTTGGATGAGGCGGATGTCTCTTATGTAAAATGGGATATGAACCGCCACATATCGGCAGCTTTTTCTCCTTCTTTAAACAATCAAGGAGAGTTTTATCACCGTTATATTTTAGGCCTTTATGAAGTCCTAACGAGGATTTTTTCTCCCCGTCCTCATATCCTGCTTGAAAGCTGTTCCTCAGGGGGAAACCGCTTTGATCTTGGAATGCTTTGCTTTTCTCCCCAGATATGGACTTCGGACAATACAGACCCTGTGGAAAGGCAGGAAATACAAAGCGCTTTAAGTCTCCTATATCCGCTTTCTGCAATGGGAGCCCATGTTTCGGCCTCGCCTCATCAGCAGACCCTAAGGCAAACTCCTTTAAGCACCCGCTTTAATACCGCCTGTTTCGGGGTATTAGGTTATGAATTGGATTTAAAATTTTTAACCCATGCCGAAAAAAAAGAAATAAAAGAACAAATTTCTTTTTATAAAAAATACAGAAAAATTTTTCAGTTCGGTTCTTTTTCGGTTATAGGTACTCATAAAGATAATCAGAGGCATTGGCAATGTTCTGACGGCAGGACTGCCGTATCAGGCCTTTTTCAGATGAAGGCACGGACTGCCGACGGGCACAGTATTTTAAAAGTTAAGGGAATGAAGGAAAAAGCCTTATATGAGGTTGAAACAAAACCTCAAAACCTCTATATAAAGCGTTTCGGAGGCTTGATTAAGCATGTGCTGCCTATTTCTTTAAACCCTGAGGGGCTTGTTTTAAGAACGGTAAACAAGTATTATGCTCTTTTAGATTGTTTAGAAAAATATCGAGCCTCAGGAAAGCTATTGGACTACGGTATTCTTTTAAATAATCAGTTTATGGGTACTTATTATAATGATAAGACTCATCTTTGGGGAGATTTCGGTTCCTGTTTATTTGTAACAAAGGAGGTCATTTAA
- a CDS encoding diguanylate cyclase domain-containing protein, producing the protein MKKMYIGIYAAIALLIIVGTFSWFVYGIIKDSDTGAEEAKSTFAYFAKQIIISSEKENFAQNEYNQRLYSLAEELEIKAFVISKPSKSIVISWPKDSNLISYDEGGSFFIKPASLFIKNHSGKINVKTMKSYDTELILTASIPTLKGAAIYLRIRSAFFITLAVTILTVIIILSTSLTHTQDRVYADINKRDFEADFKDDGGFSPKTYAKENKYYEPEEEVYPHDYTEAREEDESRLKPVEDIKAGKDEDIYGLEDLDNLKITQQFPYEAGKETALKEEKGIAYVSSDSEEYNNVKTSSFGTVNAEAIEKVRGLYSPITGISWQEYLPEYLESELRRAASSEQDIALVIMKLKDFTLESLIGKKIAALLIDFIKFRDMIFEFDENGFAAILQDTNLDEAMKKAEEIYKGTKSILNEYDISEPVSIGITTRTSRLISSGRMIEEAQAAVNRAINNNEDPIVAFRVNPEKYREFISDN; encoded by the coding sequence ATGAAAAAGATGTATATTGGCATATATGCCGCAATAGCTTTATTGATTATAGTAGGAACATTTTCATGGTTTGTATATGGGATTATAAAGGATTCCGATACCGGTGCGGAGGAAGCAAAATCCACATTTGCTTATTTTGCAAAACAGATTATAATCTCATCTGAAAAGGAAAACTTTGCCCAAAACGAATATAATCAAAGATTATATTCGCTTGCAGAAGAGCTGGAAATTAAAGCCTTTGTTATTTCCAAACCTTCTAAAAGTATTGTAATTTCTTGGCCCAAGGATTCCAACCTAATAAGCTATGATGAAGGCGGAAGTTTTTTTATAAAACCGGCATCCTTATTTATAAAAAATCATAGCGGAAAAATAAATGTAAAAACAATGAAAAGCTATGATACCGAGCTTATATTGACAGCCTCTATCCCGACATTAAAGGGGGCTGCAATCTATTTAAGAATCAGAAGTGCATTTTTTATAACATTAGCTGTAACAATTTTAACCGTAATCATAATTCTTTCTACAAGTCTTACTCATACTCAAGACAGAGTATATGCAGATATAAATAAAAGAGACTTTGAGGCCGATTTTAAAGACGATGGAGGCTTCTCCCCCAAAACATACGCTAAAGAAAATAAATATTATGAGCCTGAAGAGGAAGTCTATCCTCATGACTATACCGAAGCAAGGGAAGAAGATGAATCCCGTTTAAAACCAGTCGAAGATATTAAGGCCGGCAAAGATGAGGACATCTATGGCCTTGAAGATCTGGATAATTTAAAAATTACACAGCAATTTCCTTATGAGGCAGGCAAAGAGACCGCTCTAAAGGAAGAAAAAGGCATTGCCTATGTAAGTTCTGATTCGGAAGAGTATAATAATGTTAAAACATCGTCTTTCGGCACTGTAAATGCAGAAGCCATAGAAAAAGTTCGAGGCCTTTATTCCCCTATTACAGGAATAAGCTGGCAGGAATATCTGCCTGAATATCTGGAATCGGAACTCCGAAGAGCTGCATCATCCGAACAGGACATAGCCTTAGTTATTATGAAGCTTAAGGATTTTACTCTCGAAAGTCTAATAGGAAAAAAGATTGCAGCCCTTTTGATCGATTTTATAAAATTTAGGGATATGATTTTTGAATTCGATGAAAACGGATTCGCAGCTATTCTTCAAGACACCAACTTAGATGAAGCTATGAAAAAAGCGGAGGAAATATACAAAGGAACTAAGAGTATATTAAATGAATATGATATCTCTGAACCGGTTTCGATAGGTATCACAACAAGAACCTCCCGTCTTATTTCTTCCGGAAGAATGATTGAAGAAGCACAAGCAGCGGTAAACCGTGCCATAAATAATAATGAAGATCCAATAGTCGCTTTTAGGGTAAATCCTGAAAAATATAGGGAATTTATTTCGGATAATTAA
- a CDS encoding motility associated factor glycosyltransferase family protein: protein MNFFDKNIEALKKINLKLAEDIINSDDKSDYSSDKESSKTGLDLPLLKNGKLLHSKYDPLKEASRFFTGNENFILFCGLGAGIQIDFFLNNFNSKYCALTEASFSNFKSLFKIIDFSHLILNKNLSFLPPFESENFEKEFINSYIPAIHGNFEIKILRPWEDFYKEKIPTFEKKIQASLEKIQADVSTQAAFGKIWMRNIMQNLKTASLIRPFIPKTDTSKKAYILGAGPSLESALENIKKNRDSIVLFASDTAFPVLISAGIEADFFVTMDPQNISYAHCFKPFTKNTVGIFDLCSNPILAREFLKNGNSFFFTKSAHPFAQYASFFSPFPYMETGSGTVALAARSAALSLGFKDLEFLGLDFAYTDGKAYAAGTYLSKQFEKTSFKTSPLETKFCDLMFRTEVKKTEKNGKITYTTALLDGYKAFFKTAIGLNASSPVWKKEDFSIFPYEEFISHLKTPACKDKKMLTTALLPYFAYLSKRLSKNISNFADVELVLSQILEYTVS, encoded by the coding sequence ATGAATTTTTTTGACAAAAATATAGAAGCATTAAAAAAAATAAATTTAAAACTTGCCGAAGATATTATAAATTCCGATGATAAGTCGGATTACTCTTCCGATAAGGAAAGCTCTAAAACAGGACTTGACCTTCCTTTACTAAAAAACGGCAAACTCCTTCACTCAAAATATGATCCCTTAAAAGAAGCATCAAGATTTTTTACAGGGAACGAAAATTTTATTCTCTTTTGCGGATTAGGAGCAGGTATTCAAATAGACTTTTTTTTGAATAATTTTAACTCAAAATACTGTGCCCTAACCGAAGCAAGTTTTTCCAACTTTAAAAGCTTATTTAAAATAATAGATTTTTCACATCTTATTCTAAATAAGAACCTATCTTTTTTACCGCCATTTGAATCGGAAAACTTTGAAAAAGAATTTATCAATAGCTATATTCCGGCCATACACGGCAATTTTGAGATAAAAATTTTAAGACCTTGGGAAGACTTTTACAAGGAGAAAATCCCGACATTCGAAAAAAAAATTCAAGCCTCATTAGAAAAAATACAGGCAGATGTTTCAACTCAGGCAGCCTTCGGTAAAATCTGGATGAGGAATATTATGCAGAATTTAAAAACAGCTTCTCTAATAAGACCGTTTATTCCTAAAACGGATACAAGTAAAAAAGCCTATATTTTAGGAGCCGGGCCAAGCCTTGAATCCGCCTTGGAAAATATAAAAAAAAACAGGGACTCCATTGTTCTTTTTGCTTCAGATACGGCCTTTCCGGTTTTAATATCTGCCGGCATCGAAGCCGATTTTTTTGTTACGATGGACCCGCAAAATATTTCTTATGCTCATTGTTTTAAACCGTTTACAAAAAACACCGTAGGTATATTTGACCTTTGCTCAAACCCTATTCTTGCGAGGGAATTCTTAAAAAACGGCAACTCTTTTTTCTTTACAAAAAGTGCCCATCCCTTTGCTCAATATGCTTCCTTTTTTTCCCCCTTTCCTTATATGGAAACAGGAAGCGGGACTGTCGCCCTTGCGGCAAGATCGGCAGCCCTTTCCCTTGGATTTAAAGATTTGGAATTTTTAGGTCTTGACTTTGCTTATACCGACGGTAAGGCATACGCAGCCGGAACATATCTTTCAAAACAATTTGAAAAAACGTCTTTCAAAACTTCTCCTTTGGAAACAAAATTTTGTGACCTTATGTTTAGAACAGAAGTAAAAAAAACGGAAAAAAACGGAAAAATAACTTATACTACAGCTCTTTTAGACGGGTATAAAGCTTTTTTTAAAACCGCAATCGGCCTTAACGCCTCTTCTCCTGTATGGAAAAAAGAAGACTTTTCAATCTTTCCATATGAGGAATTTATAAGTCATCTAAAAACGCCGGCTTGTAAGGATAAGAAGATGCTGACAACGGCTCTTTTGCCTTATTTTGCATATTTAAGTAAAAGATTATCTAAAAATATCTCGAATTTTGCCGATGTAGAACTTGTACTATCTCAAATTCTGGAGTATACTGTAAGTTAA
- a CDS encoding transglutaminase-like domain-containing protein: MKKKNVLLFFLFLSCFIFLSVSLSAEQMYSPSWGYALDLPEDFVLANREGNERYLFQHAILPVDLQIALYEEPQFKTAKEAAEHVFKQLKITHKDVPFIWRNKEALLSSVSFLYSPSEKYKPKELSGWVLSLELPNKTGWLVLLTYTDKDKAKECENLMISSLDTVYTDTMSYFEPGPVTTALYPKTKEKTIEYTFNNKNISFTIDESDAEANKSVIDREFSVLTMYLNHDNLIAAWQRFYKVIFRDAWNRIAPASFAVYTSLFDENNQNGFAEKAAKELLFLVQNFNYERDRKGSDFINLPQALTEKRGDCDSRALLMVLMLKQMNIDAVLLVSPNKSHAIAAVDCPGSGTCFTHNGRDYLGCETTAHVPIGEIADEIAAPENWFPVDFYVIENFESN; this comes from the coding sequence ATGAAGAAGAAAAACGTTTTATTATTTTTTTTGTTTCTAAGCTGTTTCATTTTTTTAAGTGTTTCTCTTTCGGCGGAACAAATGTATTCCCCTTCATGGGGCTATGCACTTGACCTGCCTGAGGATTTTGTTTTAGCCAATAGAGAAGGAAATGAAAGGTACCTTTTTCAGCATGCTATTTTGCCGGTTGATTTGCAAATTGCCTTGTATGAAGAGCCCCAATTTAAGACTGCAAAAGAAGCAGCCGAACATGTTTTTAAACAGCTAAAAATAACTCATAAGGATGTTCCTTTTATATGGAGAAATAAGGAAGCTCTTTTATCGTCGGTATCGTTTTTATATTCGCCTTCCGAAAAATATAAACCTAAGGAGCTTTCAGGCTGGGTTTTAAGCCTTGAGCTGCCAAATAAAACAGGCTGGCTGGTTCTTCTTACCTATACCGACAAGGATAAGGCAAAGGAATGCGAAAACCTCATGATTTCTTCCCTTGACACGGTTTATACGGATACAATGTCTTATTTTGAGCCCGGGCCGGTTACAACAGCCCTATATCCTAAAACAAAAGAAAAAACTATCGAGTATACTTTTAACAATAAAAACATATCCTTTACGATAGATGAATCCGATGCGGAAGCAAACAAGTCGGTAATTGACAGGGAATTTTCTGTTTTGACTATGTATTTAAATCATGATAATTTAATTGCAGCTTGGCAGCGTTTTTATAAGGTAATTTTTAGGGACGCATGGAACCGCATAGCTCCAGCTTCCTTTGCCGTATATACTTCGCTCTTTGATGAAAACAATCAAAACGGATTTGCCGAAAAAGCGGCAAAAGAACTGCTTTTTTTAGTTCAAAATTTTAACTATGAAAGAGACAGAAAAGGAAGCGATTTTATAAACTTGCCTCAAGCTCTTACAGAAAAAAGAGGGGACTGCGACAGCAGGGCTCTTCTTATGGTACTAATGCTAAAACAGATGAACATAGATGCAGTCCTTTTGGTTTCTCCGAATAAGTCCCATGCCATAGCCGCAGTAGACTGTCCGGGAAGCGGAACCTGTTTTACTCACAACGGCAGAGATTACCTTGGCTGTGAAACTACGGCCCATGTACCTATAGGAGAAATAGCCGATGAAATAGCGGCTCCAGAAAATTGGTTCCCCGTAGATTTTTACGTAATAGAAAATTTTGAATCAAATTAG
- a CDS encoding glycoside-pentoside-hexuronide (GPH):cation symporter, whose amino-acid sequence MKQNRWTFGLGTIGRDMVYSLISMYLIFYMTDVIYVPTNVLWSITVIVLAARIFDACNDPIMGLIVDNTKTKYGKFKPWIAFGALTSGIFTILLFTDFGIKGGAYAAFFGIIYLLWGVAFTTNDISYWSMLPSLSVDQKEREKIGSIARICANVGLFFVVAGIVPITTAWGNKTGSLAKGYFFFAIMVTLIMWLGQIITLIGVKEPKITKPQKHTSLKELLSVIVKNDQLLLTAIAMTLFMIGYMTTTSFGLYFFKYAYGDEGMYSVFAIILGLSQISALIIFPVLSKFFVRQKIYTASIIMVLAGYTIFFFAPTNTMLFIGISGVLIFVGQAFIQLMMLMFLADCVDYGHWKLGKRNDSISFSIQPFINKLSGAIGNGIVSAVVIISGIKEASSAAEVTKEGLLMMKTAMLVFPLFCIVGSYILYRLRYKIDEKTYANILTELEERSELVKKE is encoded by the coding sequence ATGAAACAAAACAGATGGACTTTCGGCCTTGGAACTATAGGCCGGGATATGGTGTACTCATTGATAAGCATGTACCTTATTTTTTACATGACCGATGTAATTTATGTTCCTACAAATGTATTGTGGAGTATTACGGTTATTGTTCTTGCAGCCCGCATCTTTGATGCCTGTAACGATCCGATTATGGGTCTGATAGTCGATAATACCAAAACCAAATACGGAAAATTTAAGCCTTGGATAGCCTTTGGAGCCTTGACCTCAGGAATTTTTACAATCCTTCTTTTTACGGATTTCGGGATTAAGGGAGGTGCCTATGCAGCCTTCTTCGGCATTATCTATCTTTTATGGGGTGTCGCTTTTACCACAAACGATATAAGCTATTGGTCAATGCTTCCTTCTTTAAGTGTGGATCAAAAAGAAAGAGAAAAAATAGGATCTATTGCCCGTATTTGCGCAAATGTGGGGCTTTTCTTCGTTGTTGCCGGCATAGTTCCCATTACAACCGCATGGGGTAATAAGACGGGAAGCCTTGCAAAGGGATATTTTTTCTTTGCAATTATGGTTACCCTAATTATGTGGCTCGGTCAAATTATAACCTTAATCGGCGTAAAAGAACCTAAAATAACAAAGCCACAAAAACATACATCCCTTAAAGAGCTTTTGAGCGTTATAGTAAAAAATGACCAACTCCTTTTAACTGCTATAGCCATGACTCTTTTTATGATAGGCTATATGACTACGACGAGCTTTGGCCTTTACTTTTTTAAGTATGCCTACGGCGATGAAGGCATGTATTCCGTCTTTGCAATTATCCTAGGTCTTTCCCAAATTTCGGCCCTGATTATTTTTCCGGTTTTAAGTAAATTTTTTGTAAGACAAAAAATTTATACGGCTTCGATAATAATGGTTTTAGCCGGCTACACCATCTTCTTTTTTGCTCCTACAAATACCATGCTTTTTATCGGTATTTCGGGAGTTCTTATCTTTGTGGGACAGGCCTTTATTCAGCTTATGATGCTCATGTTCCTTGCCGACTGTGTTGACTACGGCCATTGGAAATTGGGCAAACGGAATGACAGCATTTCGTTTTCGATTCAGCCCTTTATCAATAAACTTTCAGGAGCTATCGGAAACGGCATCGTAAGCGCAGTCGTCATCATTTCAGGAATCAAAGAAGCTTCATCCGCTGCCGAGGTTACAAAGGAAGGCCTTTTGATGATGAAGACAGCAATGCTCGTCTTCCCTCTTTTTTGTATAGTCGGCAGCTACATCCTCTACCGCCTCCGCTATAAAATCGACGAAAAAACCTATGCTAACATTTTAACGGAACTTGAAGAGAGGAGCGAGCTGGTTAAAAAGGAGTAA